GGTGATCAACGAATCAATATTCCTTTTGTCGGTGATTACGACTGGCGTATTACGCCTATTTTGTTCCGTGGTGTAGATGCGAATTACGGCGACAGCACCAATTATCTGCATGCCACCAAAGTCTGGCGTTATAAACCGTGGGGTGACGATCAATTCCTGAATACCACGGCCTATACCGATGTGGATGAACGCACTAACGGCATGTGGGCGTTGGGTGGTGGTCGCGGTACGCAGTGGGACGGCAAAAAACTCACCGGCCAGTTGTGGTATCAGGAGTATGCCGATTATACCCGCCTGGTGTATGGCGAGAGCCATTTACAATGGCAGGATGCGCTGTTCCAGCCGGATTTTGGCGTGCAATTTATTCGCGGCACCAGCCTGGGCAAAGCGCTGGCTGGTGAAGTGAACAGTACCTCTTACGGTGCCCAACTGGCGCTGACCCTGACTCCAGCCCTGAGCTGGAAGCTGGGCTATGACCACATCGCCGCCAGCGGCAATAGCTGGAACAACGGTTCGCTGGTGACGCCTTACGCGCACAACACTTCGTCGGGTCCTTACTTTGCGCAACCGTTCTTCACCAGTACTCAGGATCTGGGAAGCGGCAATGCATATATGACCAATCTGAATTACGTGATGAATGAAAACCTGTCTCTGGGGACGCAGTATTCGTTTATGGATCTGAAACCGTCACCGGCTTCGGCCAGCATTAATCAGTCGGAATATCTGGTGTATTTCACCTGGAGTTTCAGTGGCATGCTGAAAGGGTTGAGCCTGACCGATTTCGCTGGGGTGCAGACATCACCGCTATATGATTCACATTTCTGGCAGAACCGTTTAAGCCTGCAATACGACTTTTAAATCGCCGGGAGGCTTCGCGGCCTCCCATTTTGTTGATTTATCGCGCACTTAGACACGTGCCACACGGTTTCTGGCTCAATACTCACCCTTCCTGCCAGCCCGCGACACTCAACAACAAACTGCCCGCCATCGACGTCGTGTCATCACTTTCGGTATCGCTGTTTTTAGAGCTTCTTTTAAAGAGCCAAAGCACATCCACTGAAATTTCCAGAAGCGATAAGGTCTACTTCTGGCATGAAGCGGACAGTCTGAAAGCTCGCTTAGAGCGCAGGCTGTGTGAAAACTCATAGCTTCAATTAGCCAAACAATATTTCTCATCTGTGTTTTAAGAATGTCGTTTAAGTTGACGAGGTAATCTGTGATTTTATTCGGATGACTCAGAAGTTTTTATTGCGGGGAAGAACCTGATATCTGTTGTTACTGGAGGATAAAACGGCTGGAACCGTTAGCCGTATTGTTCCTGCAGCTGAATTATCAATCCTGCAGTACCCCATATCGATAGCATCCTTTTCAGGTTATAAGCCAATATATGTAGACTGATTTCCGTACTGACGTTTTTAAATTTCCGC
Above is a genomic segment from Kosakonia radicincitans DSM 16656 containing:
- a CDS encoding TonB-dependent receptor, producing the protein MQLKTLSGACLAALFFPLVPAALAATQSNISDCQYGASGVNSFTDIFTCGTVSGSLRTLYYSTHNAYFSKGFNQDTLSYGGDIKYETAPFYGFRAGVSGIFLRGIDHPDEAHTISDIGDNQTNVGEAYLSWQLDDFKITAGDQRINIPFVGDYDWRITPILFRGVDANYGDSTNYLHATKVWRYKPWGDDQFLNTTAYTDVDERTNGMWALGGGRGTQWDGKKLTGQLWYQEYADYTRLVYGESHLQWQDALFQPDFGVQFIRGTSLGKALAGEVNSTSYGAQLALTLTPALSWKLGYDHIAASGNSWNNGSLVTPYAHNTSSGPYFAQPFFTSTQDLGSGNAYMTNLNYVMNENLSLGTQYSFMDLKPSPASASINQSEYLVYFTWSFSGMLKGLSLTDFAGVQTSPLYDSHFWQNRLSLQYDF